In Exiguobacterium sp. 9-2, the genomic window GGAGGACGGCACTCCAGCTGTTAAGATCCTGTGTCCCGTCTGTTAGAGGAGCAAGGAACGTAAAGCGTGCGGCTTCACTCGGTATTTTAAGACCTGCCTTAACTGACTTGATCGTCACTCCTTCGCGTTTGACGGCAAGGAGGAAATCGCGATACGTCTCCGTCGTATGCGTGACTCGCGGGGCATAGACGCTGTCGACTGGAAAGGCATCGAGGACGGTATCGAGTCCACCGATATGATCGGCGTCCGGATGTGTCGCAATGACCGCTGTTAAGCGTTTGATACCCAATTTTTGCAGGTAGCGGACGACATCTTCGCCTTTGCCGTTATTCCCACCATCAATCAAGATCGCATCTTCCTTCGTTCGGATGAACGTACTATCTCCTTGACCGACGTCAAAACCATAGATCTCCATCTGTCCTGCCGTCGGGGCAGGGGGTGCTTCGTCCCGTGTCGTATAGAAGATGACGATTAAACAGAGTGCTAATAGAATCGTTGATCCCCATTTCAACATGTCGGTTCCTCTTTCTCGAACAGATACAGCATGCCATTGCGCGGATGACCGAACCGTGGTCCGCTGTAACCGCGTCGTTTTAAGGCAGCGCGCATCAGAATCATCATGCCGCCGTGACCGACGAGTAGAACCCGTTCGTCGTCTTCGAACATTAATTGATTTAAGAGCACTTCAATCCGTTCATTCGCATCCTTGATTTCGGCTTGAATTCGTTTACTGAACGGGGCTGCGAATCGACCGAGAACCGCCCAGCCGAGGAACGGTAATCGGAGATTCGACCGAATCGTCGGAAACGGCACTTCACGCAGCAGATCCGTCACGATGATTTCTTGATCATAAACGCTCTGCGCCGTCTGGACGGCACGCGGCATGCTACTGGCATAACAAACGGTCCAGTCAATCTGACCGAGCTCGACCGGTTGAATATCGATCTCTGACGTATCATACCGTTCAATCCATTTTTCAATATCGCTAGCGCTAATCCAGCCTTTCGTCGGATATCCTTCCGTCACCCGGTGATGCCTCACTAATCCAATTTGTTTCATATGTCGTACGACGGATTATACCGTCTCCCTCACTTTCATTCATCGTTTACAAAGCGACACGGATTGCCAGTCCACATAAAATCGCTCCTAAGATACTGAGCAAGCTCCCGATGATGTAATATTCCGCAAAGCGGCGATCTTCAAACTGTTTAAAACGAGCCAATGCCTTCAAGGCAATGATGAAGCCAATGGCTCCAGTTGCATTCGTGACAACGAGCAGGGTGATGATTGCTCGTTCGACGAGACCGATATAACGTCCGATCCCGATTAATTCCGTCGTATAACTGCGCGCAGAATCTTCGACTTCGTGCGTGACGGTCCGCGAGATGCCATCTAATTGCTCTTTGCGTGTCACTTTCCGCTCGAAATGCGCTTCAATCAACCGCGGCGCGAATGGTGCGAGCATCAGGGCGATTCCGTGACCGAGTAACTCCGTCGTCACTAAACTAAAGCAAAGAATCCACAGGATCTGCTCCGGTCGTGCGAACGACAACGACCAATCGATCGGAACGAACACCCATGTCAAGGCGATGATGGCAACGATATGTAACGCTTGATCGATCCAGTACGCTGCTGCTTGTTTGACGCGGCGTTTGAGCGGGGAAGCATCGAGTAGGGCGTGAAACACGAGAATGCTGCCTCCAAGCCACCCGGCGATGTCGATGGTCAATTCCCGTTGGATGACGAAGAACGCAAGCACAAGTAGCATCAGAGCCGCATGAACGGCAAGATGTTGGAGTAAGATGCGTTGGTGTCGATGTTTCAGTTGCGCCATTCGTTTCGTCTGTAATGGAAAATCAGCAAGTAGATGGACAAGTAAAAGACTAAGTAAGACGGTCACCGAATCGCCTCCCAGACTTGGAATTGCTCCAGTGCCTGGGTCAAGGCAGCTTCAAGTCGCTTCCGTTGCTTACGCTGCGAGCGGGAGACGAGTTTTGCGACATTTACGCGGGCATCTTGTTCCTTGAAGCCCATCTTCAGTCCGATCTCTTCATACGTATCATCCGGATATCGATCCATCAACCGGTGCAGTTCAATCTGACGGTCCGTCTTCCCGAAGTAAGCCGGATACAGCATTTCGAGATAACCGTTCAGCAAGGCAGTCGGTAAGTAGGGCGGTCCAGCAAAGGCAATCCGCGATGGAAGCGTCTTCGCTAATTCCTGTGCTTCGAAAGCATGAATGATTGCACTACCATTGGCTTCTTCAGCCCGCGTCGTCGAAATCGTCTCATATTGACCAAATCCAATCCCGATGTAACCTGGCAACTCTTGATTCAATAAGTGCAGAATGACCGGATAACTAACCGGATAATCCGCGAATACCGCTAGTAAACTATCGCCGGATTTGATTTGAAACGGAACAATACTCAATGGAAATGCTGTATTCAAATCGTTCGCGAGTACACGAAGCGCTTGAAGTAACGCTTCTTTGCTCGGATAATCGCGGGAACCTTTGACATCAAACGACAAAGCAACAGCTTGCATGACGATTCCTCCTGTTCGTTTGTTACCACAATGATGGAAACATTTAATTTGTTACCGTTAAAAAGGTAACATTTCCAGTGTTACTGTTATTAGAGTAACAAAGAATAAGGAGGAAGACCAACAGGACGATAGACCGATTTTTAAATGGCAGGGGGGATAAATGGATTTGACTAAAATATCATTTTTTTATTTAGGTTAACATAACATATATTATCAATAGTTATAAGAATTTGTCTCATAATCAAGGTAAACTTAAGATAGTGAGACAAAACAAAAAAACACGGGATTAACCGTGTTTTCGACAATCATACGGACGTGTCCGTTCCAATCGATGAATCAAACGATCTAAGAATATATGATGGCGGCGTTCGAGTTGCGTGATCCGTTCAAGCGGCAACCACGCAAAATCAAAGAAATCACCGCAATCCTGACCGTCACCAGCAACACAATGCGTCCAGCGGTTCTCTTGGCATTCAATGTGCGCATGATAGAAATACGTGTAATGCACCCGCATTCGCTCCGGATAACGCATCTCTTCTTCGCCGATGTACTGGACGGATGCTAACGAGAGACCACTTTCCTCAAGCGTCTCACGGACAGCCGCTTCTTTTGCGATTTCAGCATCTTCGATCGTACCTGCAGGAATCTGCCAATCACTCTCAGGAGCCGATTGTGGATGAAAAACAAGTAGTTCCCATCCGTTAGGTTTTTCCCGAGTGATATAGATTGCTACTTTTTCGCGACGTCTGAATTTCATCTTCATCACCTCTCCAAGGTCGGCAGATTGCACAACAAGCAGCTAAAGGGACGGTCCCGTAGCTGCTTGATCAATTGACGCTATAAGCAAAGCTGCGGAGACGCGTGACCCGACGCTTGTTCGTGACGAATCGTGACCTGACTATTTCTTCTATTGTAGCCGTTATTGGTCAGTGTTTCAATTTGTAAACGATATTTCTCGCGATAAATCTCAAAATTCCGAGCATTCGTCTCAAAATTCCCTCTCCTGCCCTGCTAAATCTAAAAAAGCTCCCCCGCTATCCGGAGGAGCCTTATCTCATCGTGTATACCAGTCGAGCAATGGACCGAATTTCTCTTCATCATAGGCGAATGAACCGTTCGATAAGCGGTCGAGGAACGATAACGAACCGATTTGGATCGTTTTCTCCTGCTCTTTCCCGCTGAGAACCAATTCCTTTGCTTGCGTGACATCGATCAATGCTGCGACCCGGTGTGGCTTTGACTTCAAATCACGCAGTAACTGTAAGCCACGGAGCGCACGGCTCGAGACTTGGAACTGATCTGCGAGACGCATTTTCTTCAAGGCACCCCGTTGCGTCAAAAGAACGATCTGCGGCGCTTCCTTGAAGCCAATCGCACCCGCGACGACGTCCTGATCCTTCAGGTTGATCGCCTTGACACCGGCAGCCCGGACACCGACGACCGGGACATCATCTTCCGTGAACCAGAGCCCGAAACCGTTCTGTGTCGCAAGGAACAGGTCCGTTTGACCCGTCGAGACCTGAGCGTACAAGACTTCGTCGTCTGCCTTCAGACGGACGCCTTGGAGTGGTTTTGACTTCCGCTGTGCATTGTAATCACTCAGTTTCGAGCGTTTGACCATCCCTTGACGGGTAACGAACAAGCAGTGATGGGCTTCATCGAACGAGCGGACGAGATCCGCTGAAAGAACCCGGTCACCCGGTTCGAGAGGGACGAGGTTCGCGACGTGTTGACCGCCATCTTTCCATTTCGTATCCGGCAATTGGTGGACCGGAATCAGCAAGTAGTTTCCGCGAACGGTCCAGACAATCAAGTGATCGGTCGTCATCGCTTGCCCTTGGAGCAACGGACGATCTTGTTCCTTCAAGTCCGGTAAGTCGTTCGAGGCACCGAATGAACGGAGTGATGAACGTTTGACGTAACCGTTCTTCGACAGGAAGACCATCGTTTCCTCGACAGCGATCATGACTTCCGTCTTCAGCTTCAGTTCTTCTACTTCCGCTTCGATCGTCGAGCGACGTTTGTCCGCGACTTGTTCCTTCAAGACTGTCAATTCCTTGATGATGAGACGATTACGTGTCTTTTCATCGTTGAGGATCTTCTCAAGACGAGCGATTTCCTTCTCGAGTTTCGCTGCTTCTTCCTGCAACTCGACGATATCGGTATTCGTTAACCGGTAGAGTTGGAGCATGACGACGGCTTCCGCTTGGCGATCCGTAAAGTTGAAGCGCGTGATCAGCTTCTCCTTCGCGTCCGCTTTGTTCGACGCAGATCGGATCAAGGCAAGTGTCTCATCGAGGACAGAGATCGCTGTCATCAAGGCAGAAACGACTTCCTGACGGCGTTTCGCTTGTTCGAGGTCAAACGCTGTCCGGCGGATGACGACTTCCTTGACGTGTGCGAGATACGCATCGAGGAGCGTCAAGACGCCCATTTGCCGCGGTGTCCGCTCGTGGATCGCGACCATATTGTAGTTATAGGCAATTTGTAGATCCGTTTGTTTGAGGTAGAAGTGTAAGACACCTTCCGCGTCCGCTTCCTTTTTCAACTCGATGACAACACGTAAACCATCGCGATCGGTCTCGTCACGAACTTCGGCAACACCTTCAACCTTTTTATCAAGACGGAGTTCTTCCATCCGTTTGACGAGGTTCGCTTTATTGACCTCATACGGGAGCTCAGTGATAACGATTTGCTGGCGACCGCCTCGCAATGTCTCAATCGTTGAACGCGAACGGATGATAACTTTCCCGCGTCCTGTCTCGAACGCCTTTTTGATGCCGTCAAGACCTTGAACGACGCCACCAGTCGGGAAATCAGGACCTTGCATGTGCGTCAATAAGTCATCGACGTTCTGAACCGTACCGGAGATTCGACCGATCGCAGCATCGAGGACTTCTCCCGCGTGATGCGGTGGAATCTCGGTCGCGTAACCGGCGGAGATCCCCGTCGAACCGTTCATCAGCAAGTTCGGCAGTAGTGATGGTAAGACGAGTGGTTCTTCCGTCGTATCATCGAAGTTGAGCGTGTAATCAACGGTCTGTTTGTTGATTCCGTCAAGAATGAGGCTTGAGACTTTCGACAGACGGGCTTCCGTATACCGCATCGCTGCCGCACTATCGCCGTCGATTGATCCATTGTTTCCTTGCATATCGATCAACGGGTAACGGAGCTTCCACTCTTGGCTCAAGCGGACCATTGCTTCATAGACCGATGAGTCACCATGCGGGTGGTAGTTACCGATGACGACGCCGACTGTCTTCGCCGATTTTCGGTAAGCACGGTCGAACAGGTTTCCTTCCGTATGCATCGCATACAAGATCCGACGTTGTACTGGTTTCAGACCATCACGGGCATCCGGTAAGGCACGATCTTGAATGATATATTTCGAATAACGACCAAACCGGTCGCCGACGACTTGTTCGAGCGACAGGTTCAGGATGTTTTGTAGATTAGACATGTTCGTTCACACTCTCTTTCGTCACGTGCTCGTTCTCGATGATCGAGAGGTCTTCGGCGAGACCGAAGGCGACATTGTCCTCGATCCACGTCCGGCGGTGTCCGACGTTATCTCCCATCAGGACAGAGACGCGTTTTTCCGCTACGGCAGCATCGTCGATCGTAACCCGGATCAACGTCCGTGTCTCGGGATCCATCGTCGTTTCCCAGAGTTGCGGTGCGTTCATCTCCCCAAGTCCTTTGTAACGCTGGATCATATAACCTTTACCGAATTTCTTCGTTGTTTTCTTAAGGGTCTCTTCATCCCAGACGTATTCGAACTTCTCCGATTTGCCTTTCCCTTTTGAGACACGGTAGAGCGGTGGTAAAGCAACGAAGACCTTCCCAGCGTCAATCAATGGGCGCATGTAGCGGAAGAAGAAAGTCAGCAATAAGACTTGGATATGCGCGCCATCGGTATCGGCATCGGTCATGATGATGACTTTGTCGAAATTACAATCTGACAAGTCGAAATCAGCTCCGACACCGCCGCCAATCGCGTGAATGATCGTGTTGATTTCTTCATTCTTCATGATATCGGCAAGTTTCGCTTTCTCTGTGTTCAAGACCTTACCACGAAGTGGAAGGATCGCTTGGAACGTCCGGTTTCGTCCTTGTTTTGCAGAACCACCAGCAGAATCACCCTCGACGAGGAACAATTCATTCTTGTCCGCGTTTTTTGAAGCCGCAGGTGTTAGTTTTCCGTTCAAGATGCTCGAACGTTTTTTCTTTTTCCCGTTTCGTGCTTCTTCGCGCGCTTTCCGTGCCGCTTCCCGAGCTTGCGCAGCGCGAATTGCTTTTTTGATCAACAGCGTCGCCGTTTGTGGATTCTCTTCCAAGTACGTCGAGAGACGACGACTGATGACAGCGTCACAGCTCGTCCGCGCTTCCGGTGAGCCGAGTTTTGACTTCGTTTGCCCTTCGAACTGGAGGAATTCTTCTGGGATCCGGATCGAGACGATCATCGTCAACCCTTCGCGGATATCATTTCCGTCAAGGTTCTTATCCTTTTCCTTCAAAAGCGTGTTCTTTCGGGCATATTCATTCATGACCCGTGTCATTGCTGTTTTTGCCCCGACTTCATGTGTGCCGCCGTCGCGTGTCCGGACGTTGTTGACGAACGAAAGGACGTTTTCCGAATACGCATCCGTGAACTGGAAGGCGATATCGACTTCGATCTCGTTTTCCGTTCCTTCGAATGCAACTGTCGGATGAAGCGTATCTTTATCATCGTTCAAGTACTGAACGAATTCGCTGACACCGTCTTGGTACTGGAAGATATCCTGTTTGTCGGACCGTTCGTCCGTCAACGTAATCTTCAGACCTTTTAGCAAGAAGGCTGATTCGCGTAAGCGTTCCGCAAGCGTATCGTAGTTGTATGTCAACGTACTGAAGATCGAGCCATCTGGTTTAAAGTAGACGCTCGTTCCTTTTTGACGCGTCGTACCCGTTTCAAGCAACGTCGTCTTCGGAATCCCGCCGTTTTCAAACGTTTGCTCATATTGTTTCCCGTCACGGAAGATCGTTACTTTCAAATCCGTTGATAAGGCGTTAACGACCGACGCCCCGACGCCGTGTAAGCCACCGGACGTCTTATATCCACCTTGACCGAACTTACCACCGGCGTGAAGGACCGTGAAGATGACTTCAGCAGTCGGTTTTCCCGATGCATGCATCCCCGTCGGCATCCCACGTCCATGGTCACGGACCGTGATCGCATTATCTTTATGGATCGTGACATCAATTTGTTCCCCGAATCCTGCGAGTGCCTCATCGATCGCGTTATCAACGATCTCGTAGACGAGATGGTGAAGTCCACGGTGATCGGTAGAACCGATATACATACCTGGGCGCTTCCGGACTGCTTCGAGTCCTTCGAGCACCTGTATGGCATCATCATTGTAGTTATTTAAGTCTGTCGCCATTCATTTCACCTCAAAATTCAAAATTACGACGTCGTTTTTACAAACGTTCGTTCGTTATTTCAAGTAGTCTGTCTCTAATTGTAGGCATCTTCTTGCTTCCTGACAAGCATAACCTGTAATGGACATGAAAAAAGACACCTTCACGAACGGGTGAAGATGCCTAAAGTCGTGCGATGACTTACAGGTATTGATGCTCGATTTTGATGCAACGATTCTCAATATATGGAATGCCAGCGCCGAGCGCCAGGCTCTCTGCTTCGACACTTGAGAGACCAAGTTGATTCCAAATCATCCCGACGTCACCGTGAGCGACAGCATCTTTCGCGACATCCGCCAAAAACTCAGACCGTCGGAAAACGTCAACGATATCGATGTGTCCTGGAATGCTTGCAACACTTGGATAGACTTTTTGACCGTTCCACTCGTTTAACGTTGGATTGACCGGAATGACTTCGTACCCGTGTTGAACCAAGTAGTCAGCAATCCAGTTCGCCGTCTTCCCAGAATCACTTGAGACACCGACGACTGCAATGCGTTTCGCATCCTTCAAATACTGACGTGCTTCTTGATCGGTAATCATTTAGAACTCCCCCTTATGAAAATAACTCTTACCTAACAGTCTATACCCGAACCAAGATGAAGTATGCGAAATCAAGCACGTTTTCGACGTTTTTCAGAAATCGTCTTGAAATCAAATGAGTCGACCAATGACCCACCAGACGTCTTCTCGATGCAACTGAGAGCGAAATTGACTATTCATTCTTTTTTATTGTTTTAGGTGACATAATACTATTATTGTTATTAAAGAGACTCTACAACCCTTAAATCTCTAAAAATAGGTTAAATTCTCACGTGCATCGAGTTGACCAACGACCCATCCGATGCATTGTCGATGCAACTGAGCGCTCCCTGTCTGACAATTTAACATTGCGTGAAATAACTATTTCACGCAAACAAGTGCCTGACGTATCAACGTTTGGTATACTGCTACTAGAGGGGTGATTGCCGGATGAGTTTATTTAAAAACCTAGGAAAAACAATACATAAAACGACCGTTTCGGCTACAGCACCAGCGATTCCCGGTTATGAGCGGATGCCACGCTTCATTCAGTCCTATTTAGATCAGTTAGCAGCCAAACATTTCTCATTAGCAACGATGCGCCGCTACGTCTATGACTATGAAGCGTTCTTCCAATTCGTCGCTGCGGCGTCAGGTGAAAAGGTAACAGCGCGAGATATTCCGCTTGAAGCATTTGTCGAGATCGATGCAGCAGGAATCGAAGCCTACGCCGAATACCTTGCCTTAACGAAACAAAATGCACCGAGCGTCATCAACCGGAAGTTATCAGCATTACAGTCACTGTTTCGTTATTTGGTCGATACCGGTCAGTTGTCGGAAAACCCGGTCGCCAAAGTCAATCGACCGAAACAAGCCAAACGGGAACCGGTTTATCTGACAAAACGCGAATGGGACGAATTGATTCAGTTATTACCGTCAAACGTTGAGATGAATGCCCGTGAAGCGTCGCATTATGAACGGGATCGTGTCCGCGACGTGACGTTATTCCAATTACTTGGCTATAGCGGGATGCGTTTAAGTGAGATGACCCAACTCGTCTGGAACGATGTCGATTTCCACGAAAATACGCTCCGCGTCATCGGGAAAGGCAATAAAGAACGATTGATTCCACTTGCGAAACCAGCACGAATTGCCTTACGCAAATACGCGATCCATTATCAGATGCCAACGAGCGGCGCCGTACCTGTCTTCCAAAAACACGGGAAACCACTCAGCCCACGGGCAGTCCAGCATATTTTGCAGCGGCACACGGAACGACTGAAGCCAGTCCTCCCCTTTTTAGAGCGCAAAAAAATTACGCCACATAAACTACGGCATACGTTTGCGACACGACTTGCGACCGGCGGGGTCGACGTCCTGACGATCCAGCAGTTACTCGGTCACGAATCCGTCGCAACGACGCAGGTCTATGCCCATATCGGTGATTCGGAGAAAAAACGCGCCGTCGATTTATTTGATGGTGAACGATAATAATATTATGTTAACTAAAGGAGGGGTCTCATGAATTACGGACTCAGTGAACGTAAAATCAAACAGATGTCTGATGCCTATGCCTTTCGACGGGGAAAGAAGTATGTCGCTGCCCGAAAGGTCACGTTACACAATTACCGGATGGGTGACGAGCTAATTGAAGCGAGCGTAGACGGTGAGGAACGATTCACGGTGACGGTCCGCGTAAAGGCGCACGGCGTCGACGCTGGCTGTAACTGTCCGTCGCTTGTGATGGATACGTCATTTTGTGGACACATCGTCGCTGTTTTGCTGGCGATGCATCATGTGCAGGCACACGGCACACCAACACCGCTCTCGCCGCAAATCCGCCCTTTTACGGCAATTCAAGTCGACGACGCAGGCGCGCGCAACTATTTACGCAGTCTCACACCTGATCGTCGGGTGGCGATTCATTTCGAACTGACTGGACCCGTCGTGACGCTCAAACGATTGACGGATAAACAGCAGCATCAACTGTCCCTGCCCTACTTCGATCGTTTGCTTGGACAGACAAAGTATTTGCAGCGGGTTGCCAATGTTTCGTTCAGTCCTGATTTACAGGAACGGATCGTTTCCGGTACGCCGATCGCTAAGCTCCATCTCGATCGAACGGCTCAGAAAGTTGAAGTCCGCGTGTCGTTTGATTATCAAGGGATTCAGCTGAATCCACTCGATGAGACGATTTATGCTGGACGGGATCAAGTAACGGAGCAAAGTGTCTTACGCTATTTACGTGAATTCCAAGCAACACCATCGAATTCGCACTATGTCATCACCAGTGACGCCGCGCAGTATGCTTTTTTGCGGAGTCTGCTTGACGAACGGGTTGCGCTCGGTCAACTGGAGTTATTTGCAACGCAAGCCATCCGAACGACGTTACCAAAAGGACCCTTTCATCCGCGGATCGAAGTCGACGTGACAGACCGCCTCGACTGGCTTGTGTTCAACTTTTCGATGGACGGAATTCCGGAAGACGAACTGAAACGTGTCCTGAAGTCGCTCATCTTACAAAAACGCTATCACCGCTTGAAATCCGGACAGTTCGTATCTTTAGAGGCACGGGCCTTTCAGCAGTTGCAACGGGTTCTCGCCCAGATGGAAGCGAGTGAACGCGACTTACGCGACGGGCGACTCGTCTTACCTGCCGTCCGGAACATGAAGCATCTGATCGGTGCCTCCATCCTGCATCTCCATGCCGATTTGCTCGAGAAATGGTTCGAATTGAAATCCGGACAAGGATTCCGGCTCGACTTGCCGAATTCGTTAGAGTCACAACTCTATCCGTATCAACGGACGGGCATTCAATTTCTGAAGAATTTGGACGCGCACCGATGTCACGGCATCTTGGCCGATGAGATGGGGCTTGGAAAGACAATTCAAG contains:
- a CDS encoding NUDIX domain-containing protein, yielding MKFRRREKVAIYITREKPNGWELLVFHPQSAPESDWQIPAGTIEDAEIAKEAAVRETLEESGLSLASVQYIGEEEMRYPERMRVHYTYFYHAHIECQENRWTHCVAGDGQDCGDFFDFAWLPLERITQLERRHHIFLDRLIHRLERTRPYDCRKHG
- the parC gene encoding DNA topoisomerase IV subunit A, which translates into the protein MSNLQNILNLSLEQVVGDRFGRYSKYIIQDRALPDARDGLKPVQRRILYAMHTEGNLFDRAYRKSAKTVGVVIGNYHPHGDSSVYEAMVRLSQEWKLRYPLIDMQGNNGSIDGDSAAAMRYTEARLSKVSSLILDGINKQTVDYTLNFDDTTEEPLVLPSLLPNLLMNGSTGISAGYATEIPPHHAGEVLDAAIGRISGTVQNVDDLLTHMQGPDFPTGGVVQGLDGIKKAFETGRGKVIIRSRSTIETLRGGRQQIVITELPYEVNKANLVKRMEELRLDKKVEGVAEVRDETDRDGLRVVIELKKEADAEGVLHFYLKQTDLQIAYNYNMVAIHERTPRQMGVLTLLDAYLAHVKEVVIRRTAFDLEQAKRRQEVVSALMTAISVLDETLALIRSASNKADAKEKLITRFNFTDRQAEAVVMLQLYRLTNTDIVELQEEAAKLEKEIARLEKILNDEKTRNRLIIKELTVLKEQVADKRRSTIEAEVEELKLKTEVMIAVEETMVFLSKNGYVKRSSLRSFGASNDLPDLKEQDRPLLQGQAMTTDHLIVWTVRGNYLLIPVHQLPDTKWKDGGQHVANLVPLEPGDRVLSADLVRSFDEAHHCLFVTRQGMVKRSKLSDYNAQRKSKPLQGVRLKADDEVLYAQVSTGQTDLFLATQNGFGLWFTEDDVPVVGVRAAGVKAINLKDQDVVAGAIGFKEAPQIVLLTQRGALKKMRLADQFQVSSRALRGLQLLRDLKSKPHRVAALIDVTQAKELVLSGKEQEKTIQIGSLSFLDRLSNGSFAYDEEKFGPLLDWYTR
- a CDS encoding ComEC/Rec2 family competence protein yields the protein MLKWGSTILLALCLIVIFYTTRDEAPPAPTAGQMEIYGFDVGQGDSTFIRTKEDAILIDGGNNGKGEDVVRYLQKLGIKRLTAVIATHPDADHIGGLDTVLDAFPVDSVYAPRVTHTTETYRDFLLAVKREGVTIKSVKAGLKIPSEAARFTFLAPLTDGTQDLNSWSAVLRVEHGQDRFLFMGDAPIRTEQQLLESNTDVRADVLKLGHHGADTSSSLPFLQAVSPKRALISAGKDNAYRHPRPSVLQELKAERITIDRTDQSGTIQYISTGDGIKESNRPDLRPE
- a CDS encoding DUF3307 domain-containing protein — encoded protein: MTVLLSLLLVHLLADFPLQTKRMAQLKHRHQRILLQHLAVHAALMLLVLAFFVIQRELTIDIAGWLGGSILVFHALLDASPLKRRVKQAAAYWIDQALHIVAIIALTWVFVPIDWSLSFARPEQILWILCFSLVTTELLGHGIALMLAPFAPRLIEAHFERKVTRKEQLDGISRTVTHEVEDSARSYTTELIGIGRYIGLVERAIITLLVVTNATGAIGFIIALKALARFKQFEDRRFAEYYIIGSLLSILGAILCGLAIRVAL
- a CDS encoding CoA-binding protein translates to MITDQEARQYLKDAKRIAVVGVSSDSGKTANWIADYLVQHGYEVIPVNPTLNEWNGQKVYPSVASIPGHIDIVDVFRRSEFLADVAKDAVAHGDVGMIWNQLGLSSVEAESLALGAGIPYIENRCIKIEHQYL
- the parE gene encoding DNA topoisomerase IV subunit B, which translates into the protein MATDLNNYNDDAIQVLEGLEAVRKRPGMYIGSTDHRGLHHLVYEIVDNAIDEALAGFGEQIDVTIHKDNAITVRDHGRGMPTGMHASGKPTAEVIFTVLHAGGKFGQGGYKTSGGLHGVGASVVNALSTDLKVTIFRDGKQYEQTFENGGIPKTTLLETGTTRQKGTSVYFKPDGSIFSTLTYNYDTLAERLRESAFLLKGLKITLTDERSDKQDIFQYQDGVSEFVQYLNDDKDTLHPTVAFEGTENEIEVDIAFQFTDAYSENVLSFVNNVRTRDGGTHEVGAKTAMTRVMNEYARKNTLLKEKDKNLDGNDIREGLTMIVSIRIPEEFLQFEGQTKSKLGSPEARTSCDAVISRRLSTYLEENPQTATLLIKKAIRAAQAREAARKAREEARNGKKKKRSSILNGKLTPAASKNADKNELFLVEGDSAGGSAKQGRNRTFQAILPLRGKVLNTEKAKLADIMKNEEINTIIHAIGGGVGADFDLSDCNFDKVIIMTDADTDGAHIQVLLLTFFFRYMRPLIDAGKVFVALPPLYRVSKGKGKSEKFEYVWDEETLKKTTKKFGKGYMIQRYKGLGEMNAPQLWETTMDPETRTLIRVTIDDAAVAEKRVSVLMGDNVGHRRTWIEDNVAFGLAEDLSIIENEHVTKESVNEHV
- a CDS encoding tyrosine-type recombinase/integrase, giving the protein MSLFKNLGKTIHKTTVSATAPAIPGYERMPRFIQSYLDQLAAKHFSLATMRRYVYDYEAFFQFVAAASGEKVTARDIPLEAFVEIDAAGIEAYAEYLALTKQNAPSVINRKLSALQSLFRYLVDTGQLSENPVAKVNRPKQAKREPVYLTKREWDELIQLLPSNVEMNAREASHYERDRVRDVTLFQLLGYSGMRLSEMTQLVWNDVDFHENTLRVIGKGNKERLIPLAKPARIALRKYAIHYQMPTSGAVPVFQKHGKPLSPRAVQHILQRHTERLKPVLPFLERKKITPHKLRHTFATRLATGGVDVLTIQQLLGHESVATTQVYAHIGDSEKKRAVDLFDGER
- a CDS encoding DEAD/DEAH box helicase, which gives rise to MNYGLSERKIKQMSDAYAFRRGKKYVAARKVTLHNYRMGDELIEASVDGEERFTVTVRVKAHGVDAGCNCPSLVMDTSFCGHIVAVLLAMHHVQAHGTPTPLSPQIRPFTAIQVDDAGARNYLRSLTPDRRVAIHFELTGPVVTLKRLTDKQQHQLSLPYFDRLLGQTKYLQRVANVSFSPDLQERIVSGTPIAKLHLDRTAQKVEVRVSFDYQGIQLNPLDETIYAGRDQVTEQSVLRYLREFQATPSNSHYVITSDAAQYAFLRSLLDERVALGQLELFATQAIRTTLPKGPFHPRIEVDVTDRLDWLVFNFSMDGIPEDELKRVLKSLILQKRYHRLKSGQFVSLEARAFQQLQRVLAQMEASERDLRDGRLVLPAVRNMKHLIGASILHLHADLLEKWFELKSGQGFRLDLPNSLESQLYPYQRTGIQFLKNLDAHRCHGILADEMGLGKTIQAIGYIATISDSRALIVAPASLLRNWEAELKRFLPGRPVHVVTGSQTSRLSELEYLAENTVTIVSYTTLRTDVRRHPVYDVVFFDEAQHLKNPQSQTVSQLRHLQAKRRFALTGTPLENRPRDIWSIFHVLFPELLPDLATFEKWSFDDMQQFIQPFLLRREKKDVLQDLPKKQIEHHYVELGPNQKRLYASYLAKLQLETLQHLDETKREDRLKLLAGLTRLRQICNDPGLFVEGYTGEATKRTRLLSLIAEKRAAGKRILIFSQYTQMLERIRSDLAQRHLPHFLLTGETPLEDRVALCDRFNDGEVDLFLISLKAGGTGLNLASADTVILFDSWWNPAVEQQAADRAHRLGQQSDVTVIKLLTRGTIEEKMTELQDRKAKMVDAVLTAPDSDALTVKELVHLVTTKEEQR
- a CDS encoding histidine phosphatase family protein, whose translation is MKQIGLVRHHRVTEGYPTKGWISASDIEKWIERYDTSEIDIQPVELGQIDWTVCYASSMPRAVQTAQSVYDQEIIVTDLLREVPFPTIRSNLRLPFLGWAVLGRFAAPFSKRIQAEIKDANERIEVLLNQLMFEDDERVLLVGHGGMMILMRAALKRRGYSGPRFGHPRNGMLYLFEKEEPTC